A single Lactuca sativa cultivar Salinas chromosome 8, Lsat_Salinas_v11, whole genome shotgun sequence DNA region contains:
- the LOC111902653 gene encoding 14-3-3-like protein GF14 iota, which produces MSNEKERETHVYMAKLAEQAERYEEMVESMKSVAKLNVELTVEERNLLSVGYKNVIGARRASWRIMSSIEQKEESKGNESNVNLIKGYRKKVEDELAKICSDILEIIDKHLIPSSGSGEATVFYYKMKGDYFRYLAEFKTDQERKDASEMSLKGYEAASAAANSDLPSTHPIRLGLALNFSVFYYEIMNSPERACHLAKQAFDEAIAELDSLSEESYKDSTLIMQLLRDNLTLWTSDLPEDGGDENHPKGEESKSAETEEKKQ; this is translated from the exons ATGTCCAACGAAAAGGAGAGAGAAACTCATGTTTACATGGCGAAGCTCGCCGAACAAGCCGAGCGTTACGAAG AGATGGTTGAAAGTATGAAGAGTGTTGCAAAACTTAATGTTGAACTTACTGTTGAAGAACGCAACCTACTTTCAGTTGGATACAAGAATGTGATTGGTGCAAGAAGGGCATCTTGGCGTATCATGTCATCAATTGAACAAAAAGAGGAATCAAAAGGGAATGAAAGCAATGTGAACTTGATCAAGGGATATCGCAaaaaggttgaagatgaacttgctAAAATTTGCAGTGACATTCTTGAAATCATTGATAAGCATCTCATACCCTCATCTGGATCAGGAGAAGCTACTGTTTTCTACTACAAGAT GAAAGGCGACTACTTCAGGTACCTTGCAGAGTTCAAGACAGACCAAGAGAGGAAGGATGCTTCTGAAATGTCATTGAAGGGCTATGAG GCTGCTTCTGCTGCTGCAAATTCAGATCTTCCTTCAACCCACCCAATTCGACTAGGCCTTGCCCTCAATTTCTCAGTGTTTTATTATGAGATTATGAATTCTCCCGAAAG GGCATGCCATTTGGCTAAACAAGCTTTTGATGAGGCAATTGCTGAGCTGGACTCATTAAGTGAAGAATCTTACAAGGACAGCACCTTGATTATGCAGCTCTTGAGAGATAATCTCACTCTTTGGACCTCTGATTTGCCCGAAGATGGAG GTGATGAAAACCACCCAAAAGGGGAAGAATCTAAATCAGCTGAAACAGAG GAGAAAAAACAGTGA